A single genomic interval of Romboutsia ilealis harbors:
- a CDS encoding DUF1638 domain-containing protein, which produces MKVFILSCGVFELELNKVLKEIREEKIFNKDINVKYLPFGLHANLDKLKSEIISNLDKIKDNKVILLYGSKCHYNFHEFLKDYKNIITFDDSNCMELIVKDIKNKRSIMDNKNLYITPGWVLKFDELNNFINAVDIYDVRQQYGQYENVIVGNTNVFDITDKMIFDLFEKIQVPIEVENIGINNFKNKIIDAINKCI; this is translated from the coding sequence ATGAAAGTATTTATATTATCATGTGGTGTTTTTGAACTAGAATTAAATAAAGTATTAAAGGAAATTAGAGAAGAAAAAATATTTAACAAGGATATTAATGTAAAATACTTACCTTTTGGATTGCATGCAAACTTAGATAAATTAAAATCAGAAATAATTAGTAATTTAGATAAAATTAAAGATAATAAAGTTATATTGTTATATGGTAGCAAATGTCATTATAATTTTCATGAGTTTTTAAAAGACTATAAAAATATAATTACTTTTGACGATTCAAATTGTATGGAATTAATAGTTAAGGATATTAAAAATAAAAGAAGTATTATGGATAATAAAAATTTATACATAACGCCTGGATGGGTTCTTAAATTTGATGAGTTAAATAATTTTATTAATGCCGTTGATATATATGATGTTAGACAGCAATATGGTCAATATGAAAATGTTATAGTTGGCAATACAAATGTTTTTGATATTACTGATAAAATGATATTTGACTTATTTGAAAAAATTCAAGTACCTATTGAAGTTGAAAATATAGGTATTAATAATTTTAAAAATAAAATTATTGATGCTATAAATAAATGTATATAA
- a CDS encoding MATE family efflux transporter, producing the protein MTNDMTKGSPLKIFILFSIPLLIGNIFQQLYSMVDTIIVGRFVGVNALAAVGSTGSLFFLINGMILGLTSGFSILVSQKFGAKDETGIKKAVASNIKLTVISTIIITVVSLLVKNPLLFIMNTPDNILNDANIYITIIFAGIFTQTAYNMAAGILRALGDSKTPLYFLIISSILNIVLDLVFIINFKMGVAGAAYATNIAQGFSAILCLVYSYKKFKVLRLKKEDFKVEKDYYKTHLKIGIPMGLQNSVTAVGVIIVQSAVNAFGSDIIASYTASSKILQLVMQPLVSFGVTIATYAGQNLGAKNYDRIKYGIKIMNIISIVTSIIAGAILVFFTKYFVMLFIDNPTVEIIRHTQEVLNYSAVFMIFLGYIFVYRNVLQGIGESFVPMMAGVYELIARSLVVFILPKYIGFTGICLADPIAWIAAALPLMFTYYSKIKKIIPENQEGIAT; encoded by the coding sequence ATGACAAATGATATGACAAAGGGAAGTCCCTTAAAAATTTTTATACTATTTTCTATACCACTACTTATAGGAAACATATTTCAACAATTATATAGTATGGTAGATACTATAATAGTAGGTAGATTCGTAGGAGTTAATGCTTTAGCAGCGGTAGGTTCTACAGGATCATTATTCTTTTTAATAAATGGAATGATATTAGGACTAACAAGCGGGTTTTCTATATTAGTTTCTCAAAAATTTGGAGCAAAAGATGAAACTGGAATAAAAAAAGCAGTAGCTAGTAATATAAAGTTAACAGTAATTTCAACAATAATAATTACAGTAGTTTCATTATTAGTAAAAAATCCATTGCTTTTTATTATGAATACTCCAGATAATATTTTAAATGATGCAAACATATATATAACTATAATATTTGCAGGTATATTTACTCAAACAGCTTATAATATGGCAGCTGGGATATTAAGGGCTTTAGGAGATAGCAAAACGCCATTATATTTTTTAATAATATCATCAATACTTAACATAGTTTTAGATTTAGTATTTATTATTAACTTTAAAATGGGAGTTGCAGGAGCAGCTTATGCTACAAATATAGCTCAAGGTTTTTCTGCAATATTATGTTTAGTATATAGTTATAAGAAATTTAAAGTTTTAAGACTTAAGAAAGAAGATTTTAAAGTAGAAAAAGATTACTATAAAACACATTTAAAAATTGGTATACCAATGGGATTACAAAACTCAGTAACAGCAGTTGGTGTAATTATAGTTCAAAGTGCTGTAAATGCATTTGGATCAGATATTATTGCATCTTATACAGCATCATCTAAGATTCTTCAATTAGTTATGCAACCATTAGTTTCATTTGGTGTTACAATAGCAACTTATGCAGGTCAAAACTTAGGTGCAAAAAACTATGACCGTATTAAATATGGAATTAAAATAATGAATATTATATCTATAGTAACTAGTATAATAGCAGGGGCTATTTTAGTGTTCTTTACAAAGTATTTTGTAATGTTATTTATAGATAATCCAACTGTTGAAATAATTAGACATACTCAAGAAGTATTAAATTATTCTGCTGTATTTATGATATTCTTAGGTTATATATTTGTATATAGAAATGTACTACAAGGTATAGGAGAGTCTTTTGTACCGATGATGGCAGGTGTTTATGAGTTAATAGCTAGAAGTTTAGTTGTTTTTATACTACCAAAGTATATTGGATTTACTGGTATATGTTTAGCAGATCCAATAGCATGGATAGCAGCAGCTCTTCCTCTAATGTTTACTTATTATAGTAAAATTAAAAAAATAATTCCAGAAAATCAAGAAGGTATTGCTACATAA
- a CDS encoding efflux RND transporter permease subunit, with amino-acid sequence MNWLAEKTIKYKGTIIIAFILMVVFSIFAAPNVSINYQMADYLPEDSKSTVSLNLMNKEFEKSPPNVRIMLEDVSIAQALDYKEKISKVEGVKEINWLDDSVNIEQPLDMIDTDTLNSWYKDNNVLFTALVDKGDTLNQTIEDIKEVVGDKGIVSGDAVTENYAETSTSEEIQKIMLFVIPLILLILMISTSSWFEPFLFLFTVGISILINTGTNIFLGEISFITNATAAILQLAVSMDYAIFLLHRFAEFRDEGQDVKEAIVNAMKKSYTSILSSGLTTILGFLALTLMRFKIGPDLGTVLAKGIVFSLLSVMFLLPVLTIYTYKIIDKTHHRSFMPSFEKFSKVALKVGPIVVIIVAIVVVPSYLAQGKNKFTYGASSMASSEKTQIGRDTKKIDDTFGKSNQVVFIVPSDDPVEEKKIGEEINNIEGVTSIISYSNNVGNEIPKDYVPKEQLSDLVSGDYSRMIITLSADEESDIAFNAVKEMSNLGKKYFGDNYYIAGGSPSAYDIKETVTSDNVITTLGAIIAIGVVIMLTYRSLLIPIILLIAIESSIWINLSYSYFNGISIAYIGFMVISAVQLGATVDYAILFANGYLENRKEYNKHDSAINTLKSSTGAILTSGAILALAGFTLGKISTNEVIAQLGILIGRGALLSMISVLFFLPTVLIICDKLIEKTTMKAHFYKEGEKNEQLCKN; translated from the coding sequence GTGAACTGGCTTGCAGAAAAAACAATAAAGTACAAAGGTACAATAATTATAGCCTTTATACTAATGGTAGTATTTAGTATATTTGCAGCACCTAATGTAAGTATAAATTACCAAATGGCAGACTATTTACCAGAGGATTCAAAATCAACAGTATCATTAAATTTAATGAACAAAGAATTTGAGAAAAGTCCTCCAAATGTAAGGATAATGTTAGAGGATGTAAGTATAGCACAAGCATTAGATTATAAAGAAAAAATATCAAAAGTTGAGGGAGTAAAGGAAATCAACTGGCTAGATGATAGTGTTAATATAGAACAGCCATTAGACATGATAGATACAGATACTCTAAACTCTTGGTACAAAGACAATAATGTATTATTTACAGCATTAGTAGATAAAGGTGATACTTTAAATCAAACTATTGAAGATATAAAAGAAGTAGTAGGTGATAAAGGAATAGTTTCTGGAGATGCAGTAACAGAAAACTATGCAGAAACATCAACAAGTGAAGAAATTCAAAAGATTATGCTATTTGTTATACCACTAATACTATTAATTCTTATGATAAGTACTAGTTCTTGGTTTGAACCATTTTTATTTTTATTTACAGTAGGGATATCAATACTAATAAATACAGGAACAAATATATTTTTAGGGGAGATTTCATTTATAACAAATGCAACAGCTGCAATTTTACAGCTAGCAGTATCTATGGACTATGCAATATTTTTACTTCACAGATTTGCTGAATTTAGAGATGAAGGGCAAGACGTAAAAGAAGCTATAGTTAATGCTATGAAAAAATCTTACACATCTATATTGTCAAGTGGACTTACAACTATACTTGGATTCTTAGCTCTTACACTTATGAGATTTAAGATAGGGCCAGATTTAGGGACAGTGCTTGCAAAGGGAATAGTATTTAGTCTTTTATCTGTGATGTTCTTACTTCCAGTTTTAACAATATACACTTACAAAATAATAGACAAAACACATCATAGAAGTTTTATGCCTAGCTTTGAAAAATTTAGCAAAGTGGCATTAAAGGTAGGTCCTATAGTTGTAATAATAGTAGCAATTGTAGTTGTACCATCTTATTTAGCTCAAGGTAAAAATAAATTTACATATGGTGCATCATCTATGGCAAGTAGTGAAAAAACACAAATAGGTAGAGATACTAAAAAAATAGATGACACCTTTGGTAAAAGCAATCAAGTTGTATTTATAGTTCCATCAGATGATCCAGTAGAGGAAAAAAAAATCGGAGAAGAGATTAATAATATTGAAGGTGTAACTAGTATTATATCTTACTCAAATAATGTTGGAAATGAAATACCTAAAGACTATGTACCTAAAGAACAATTATCAGATTTAGTTAGTGGCGATTATAGCAGGATGATAATAACACTTTCTGCAGATGAGGAAAGTGATATTGCTTTTAATGCAGTAAAAGAAATGAGTAATTTAGGTAAAAAGTACTTTGGTGATAATTATTATATAGCTGGAGGAAGTCCAAGTGCTTATGATATTAAGGAAACTGTAACTAGCGATAATGTAATTACAACTTTAGGAGCAATTATAGCAATAGGAGTTGTAATTATGCTTACTTATCGTTCTTTATTAATACCAATAATATTATTAATAGCAATTGAATCTTCTATATGGATAAATCTTTCTTATTCATATTTTAATGGTATAAGCATAGCTTACATTGGATTTATGGTAATAAGTGCGGTTCAGTTAGGGGCAACAGTTGACTATGCAATATTATTTGCAAATGGATACTTAGAAAATAGAAAAGAATACAATAAGCACGACTCAGCTATTAACACATTAAAAAGCTCTACAGGTGCAATACTTACTTCTGGGGCTATTTTAGCTTTAGCTGGATTTACTTTAGGTAAAATATCTACAAATGAAGTAATAGCACAACTTGGAATACTAATAGGTAGAGGAGCATTGCTTTCAATGATATCCGTATTATTCTTCTTACCAACCGTACTAATTATATGTGATAAATTAATTGAAAAAACAACTATGAAAGCACATTTTTATAAGGAGGGAGAAAAAAATGAACAATTATGTAAAAACTAA